TACCTACAAAGCTAGAACTCTTATCCATCATTACCATTCAAATCACTCCAGTCTTCGCGCACGTAAAGTTGTCAACACAAATCAATGCACACAAATTTCCTGTAACCATAAAATAAGTTTCTTTCCTAACAGTATATCAATCCTATTTTCCCTATTTTTTTGGGAAGGGACTGAGTAATGAGTCCACTAACCCCAGCTGGAATTGACATTCCACTTTACATTTGTTCCTTAATCCATTAGATTAAAAAAGATAGCGTACCTAAGCCAATCGCCTCAGAGCTCTTcattatctttaatctcttgcATGTGTCAATAAACATCCTGTGGCAAAATAAAAATGAGAAGTTTATCAGGCAATCTTTTGATTATAAAATGCAACTCATTCCAGGAAGCAAGGTTCCAATGTGTTGCATCTATTAAGCAAACCAATATCATGTTCATACCAAGCAactttagtacatgatgtaatGCACTCATTCAAATCAGCCATTATTCACatgttattatataaaatatgcaAACACATTTAGTCATTATCATGAATTCATGTACTTGACGACAAAACACCAGCATAAAATAACTTGATTTAACCTGGGAATACTAACAAACAAGGCCACAACCAACATGTCTTGACGCAGATTCAAAAGCACCCAAAAAAATCATGATATAAATGCCTGAAGATGTGACCCCACCTCTAGAAGAATACCAAAAATGATTTCATGAGTTCAATAAATCTATAGAAAGCAAAACCACTTTTTCTTATCATGATTTTTGCTGAAGAACATCTAAATGAACAGACTGCTCTCGGGATTTTTGAGAGAATCCATAATGCCATAATATTGATTTTGAAGAGACAATCGTTATTTGTTCTTTGGACTTCTACCCACTTTTGAGGGTAcataacattaaatattaaagaaatagTATAAGGAATCACATCTTTGACtagagtttaaaatttttatacaattaattGTCCATGAGAACAAATTAGACTATTACTATCTAGCATACAAACAAATCAGataattagaattaaaaatccTTCATTCAATTATTCATTTTACCTAAAAACAATGGCAGGATCAGCTTGCATAATCcttcgacaaaaaaaaaaaaaaaagcttgcaTAATCAATTCAACTAATATTACAAGTAGATGAAAGATAAAGCCAGTCCCTCCACATACACCATATATACAATATGCTTTTGAAAGGTTTCACTTTCACATGTACAATATCATATAGCATAGAACTTTAGCACTAATATTGGAAGTGAAGATCTAAATCACtttcattaaaaaggaaatgatgaaaAAAGAATCACATATAGACAAAACTTACTCCCATGGTACATCCCCTACAAGCATCCAGTCACCATCCTTATCCTCATATGTAAGCACATATTCTGATCCATTCAAAAGATCCCTCAACTTACTCTCACTTAGCTTTTCCTTCCCAGGAACTCCATGAGATCCACATTGACctgaaattaaaatgaaaactgTAGTAACCATGTCCACACTGAAATAGATCATCTTCTTTTTGCATGACTCAGGCATTTTACTCCTAGTCTCCTATATAGAACCAGCCACTGGGCCAGGCCAGAAAGGATCTGACAGCTCAGAATTAATTAAGAAGGTGATtgatttatctttttaataCAATTGATAGCTAATAAGCTCACAAACAACTAATGTATAGATTTGGTAAACTCTTTTAAAAGACCGCTAATAGCTAATAGGTAGCCTATTAGCTCTAACTTTAAAGCCTTTTCTTATCAGAAGATAGTTGATgggactttattttttatttatactacattatctctttaataCATACTAATTAGAAAAATTGTCtccaaattaattttatatatcaataaattatttggacttataaaataaacacacacacacacacatatattaCAAAGCAAATTTAAATTAGTCATACTGATTATGCTTACATGATAAAAATatgcatatacataaaaaataaattatattttattatttatattttaaatcttgtacatattatataataaactaTTAATTACTTGTATATTTTagtaatgaataaataatatgatatataTCCTTATTtgtcattttatatattaatagcaATAGCGAGACATAATTTACCAAACGCTTAGGATTTATTAGCTGCAATTAGCTATTAGTTATCAGTTGTATTCAATAGTTAAACTAAATAGACCTTAAGGGAAGTGAACTAAAACTACAATGACACAACGCAGTTCTGGATGGTTTTGGGCCAGGTTTGGTCCAATTCAATGGTGGTTCCAATTTTAGACATGTTTGGGTTTTGCATAAGTTTTAGAATGGATCCaccatttctctttttatttagagagagagagagagagagagagagagagagagggagggagCCCAAAATTAGGCACTCAAAAAAAAGTTACTAGAGGGTGGAAAATATTAAAGTTGAGACAGAAAATTGAAAGGAAATGTGAAATCTGTGGCATTTATAGGAAaggaataaatttttatattctcaAAATGCCCTAAAAACTAGCTGTTTTGGGTTTTGACTGTTATAAGGAACACAAAttgccctttttttttttttggtatagTTCACTCCAACTAAGACCCGAACTCAAGACCTCGAGACCTCATCGCCCTGAAGACGACACCAATACCACCAATCTAAAGCCCATTAGTAAAAAATTGTCCTTTTCCactattaaaaaacaaaaaagaaaagaaaactggAGGGCCAACATCTTGACCATTGGGGAGAAGGAATTTAAAGGAGGGAGCACTGCTAACTGGAAAGAAAAACTGCCGTGTGCCACCCCCTGCACAAGCCACATGGCACACGCAAGTTGGGCCATAAGGCACCTTCTTGCTCTTCCAATTGCTATtccttttttaatttgaaccaaTCTGGAATAGAAGGTTCTGGTTCAGGGTTAGCTGAGGGACCAAAATCAGGCCTCTATAAAAGGTCCAAGGCCAATCCAAGCCCATAAACGAGTGACACAGCTTGTGCCAGTCCAGTTCAGAGCTGTAACTGAACCTTGCCAAGTCTATTCCTATTTGTCAAATTATTAACCATAAATTACCATACAGTTGAACATGTAATGATAGCTTACCTATAGTAAAACAGCTGAACATCTTCTCAAGAGCACACGAGAGTTCTTGATAAGTGGAGTAGGTTCTAAGATCTACCTTCCTCAAATAAGGAGCACCATCCATGCTGACCTTGACAAAAAGAGTACCAGGACCAGGTTTTCCATCAACTTCATCATTGTTCTTTGAAGAGGTGACTAATGTGTTCTTCATAAATGACTTAACTGGGGGCCAGCCAACAACCTGTGCCCTGCAAGAAACATGAAATCAAAACCAGTCATCACCAACAATGAGTCCTTTTTTCTCTCCAAAGAACCATTTATTTGCACTCACTTGGCAGCAGGGGCACTGCTGCTGTTGTTAGGACTACTAGTCTGATTCAGGTTGGCTCCATTGGCAGCCTGAGACTGGTCATTTAACCCTTTCTGTGACACCTCTTTCATCATGGCTGATTGAGCCCCAGCAGGTCTAGATGGTAGCCTAACATTTATCCCAGAACTAGCAGGAAACTTCCCATGACCCATAGATTGTGGAGAGTCAGACTCGGTCCCAGCAGAGTGAAACAGCCAATTCTTTTCCGAATACAAAGAACCCTTAACCTCCGAAAATCCATCCATAGTGTCAGAAAATCCTCTTTTGTTGCCTGAAACAATATGCTTCTGTGATGATGAGCCAATTCCATCCTTCAAAGGAAGCATCGGAAACAGCAGCTTCTCATCAAGTTTCCCTGTACTCAGCAAGGAAAAATCTTCTCTTTGAGGAGATTGAGATCCAGGAAGACCAAGCCTCAACTCAGTAGCCTTCAAATTTAGATTATTCTTATTCTCCTCAGATAAGCTTGGGACAGCAGAGCTGTCAACTGAAGAGCAATCTGACAAACCCAGATAGTTACGTTCTTTCAAACCACAGCCATTCTGAGGGATACAATCAATGGATGTCGAAGAGGCCACTAAAGAAATATCGCTCTGCCCCTCTTCCTCAAGACCCAGCAGAGGTGGAGACATCACCACCTTCACAGATTAGTCTCTTTAGGTTTTATTTGTCTGCTTAGATTGAGTCAAATCCAAAGTCAATATTTATGATTCATTCCCCCGATAAATAATACTAGCCCAAGAAATTAGAATGGGAAAAAAATCTAAATGAAACGTCTGAATTTTATAGACACCAGAAAATTGAgttcaaatataaaattaataaccaTGATCTTGCCATAACAATAAAACACAATACCGGCCAAAAGATTACCTAATCATCAATTATCGGCCGTTTTGGAGCACGGAAAAATGTATAGAGCAGTGACCTAAAGGAAAAACAGGGACAGAAAAAATTGGCTTGTCGTTTCTTTAGCCATTAGAGCCGAAACGACCTCAACGCAAACTACTACACCCCCGCGTTACTGACCCGGCCATCCCCGGTTTCACTCAGTGCTCGAGTTATGGCGGGTTACGATTACAAAAAGCACCTCAAGTACCAGGGATTAATACCGGGCCTGGGGTCAGCGTCAGCCGGTCAGGTGGGTTCGCTAATAAATACATGAGTGTCATATAAACGGAGGTCAACCGCGCTTTATCTATATTCCTTTCAAAAATGAGGGAAGATtttctatttttgttttttttcccaGTTTAGTGCATGAAATTTCAGCTTCATTTTTTACTCGAGTTTTCCAGCAACCAAAAACCAAACAGATTCCACAGAAAcatacagaaaaaaaaatcgaaCGATAAAAATCTTCAATTCAAGAGatcttcatttaaaattaatggaaaatgcaaataaatacaaaaaaaaaaaagcataacaCATTAAGACACCAACCTGTCTctcaaaacaaaaattaaataaaaagaaaatggagaaggAGAGACTAACAACATTTACCAGAGAACTGAAACAGAAACAAGATCTCAGTAGAGAAGAACTAAACTTAGAAGCAAAACCAActtgaaaaggaaaacaaataattaaataaacaaaaatgagAAACTAAATCAGGTCCTTGAGTTTCAAAAACACGTACCTGAAAAACTAAGAaatcagagaaagaagaagacgaAGAACAGCAAACACTTTCAAAATTCACTAGAAAATGCAGCAACTGCCGGCGACGaacaacagagagagagagctcaAACTTAGACTCAGGGTCCTTCCATCGAGCAGAAAGCAACAAAGGCTTCGGCCGAGGCACTTAGTTAAAAGGCCAAAAGGGCAAAAAGGAAATTAGACACCAAAAGTCTCTGCTATTTTCTCGAAAGTCTCCCTAAACTGGGGCCTGGTCGTTTTTACCTGCGCCGATCTGGGCGAGGTAATGGATCGAACGGCTGACATTTGTTTTCATGGGTGATATCTGAACCGTTGATCTTGTTTTAAACGGAGGAATATTTTATCCGTCACTGTCATTTGTccctttgtttttatttttcctttttcaatttcttcctttttttggaGACAAAGtacttgaaagagttaaaagatgGTTTCTGGTTTCAGATTCCTGCTTTTTGGCGCAAGCGTGGCTTGGAAGTCAAATGTCGACTTTACCCTTATTCACTTTAATGACTAATATGTCCTACTTAAGGTGTACatacctttttctttttgtattgtcatatttcttaattatacatcgaaaaaaaaaatcttaatatatACTTGAAATTTACATTATGTTTGGAAAATTTTTttgggaaaagaaaataaaagtgaataaaaaattatttttcttttatttgtttgaATAAGAAGAAGTAGTTCGTAAAATATTCTTTTGACCTATTTTATATggtgaaaataaaactatattgtgattagttaattttataagaaagaaaatataagatgGTTAGTGTTTATTATAGTCACTCCGACAGTTAAGTAagtaaattaaagaataaagtgagtataaaaaattatttaaaattcaagaataattatataaaaatagcaTATATTTGTCTCTGTAATTGttaacttttatattgtaataagATGGATAGGGTTGTACAATCGGtcagttcgattcagttcggttgTAAAAATATTTCTCATAAATTTACCAATAAATATTGTCTGAAtacataatgataatatttaaaaaatctatataaatccatgtaaaatttaaaaatacgtaTAAAATCAGTGTTTCACataataaaagtatatataaaatCGGTTATTTGGTTTGTtggttatttaacacgtttaaactGAACTGAACCAAAAATTGAATAAGCTGGAAAATACTAatagaaccgaaccgaataTTCCGATTAGCCGAACAATTAAACCGAAAttgatcggttcggttcagtttttttgtttaaaacgatttatgctctcccctaaagatggagttaattatagtatttctaGGAGTTCTGGTTGGTGCCGGCTAATTAACAAAAGATTCCACTAGTTAATTGATCGGTAATTTTGTGATTACAGCCGTAACGGGATCTGTTGGACTGTACATGCTAatggtaactttatgtgaaaacTCGGCCTTTTTAAGAGATTATGAGTTTTGGTGAAGAACCGGGTGTTATGGTATCCGAGTATTCTTTTCCACGGGCGGGACTATATAACGGCTTGTCAGACTCTTGCCACGTAGCCCTGTCTTATGATGACAGCTCATGACTTACTTTGGGCGACTGTTGTGTTATATCATATGTCCCCCACTAGTCTTCGATTCTTCAGATTTGAATG
This genomic interval from Manihot esculenta cultivar AM560-2 chromosome 12, M.esculenta_v8, whole genome shotgun sequence contains the following:
- the LOC110628210 gene encoding auxin-responsive protein IAA9 isoform X2 is translated as MSPPLLGLEEEGQSDISLVASSTSIDCIPQNGCGLKERNYLGLSDCSSVDSSAVPSLSEENKNNLNLKATELRLGLPGSQSPQREDFSLLSTGKLDEKLLFPMLPLKDGIGSSSQKHIVSGNKRGFSDTMDGFSEVKGSLYSEKNWLFHSAGTESDSPQSMGHGKFPASSGINVRLPSRPAGAQSAMMKEVSQKGLNDQSQAANGANLNQTSSPNNSSSAPAAKAQVVGWPPVKSFMKNTLVTSSKNNDEVDGKPGPGTLFVKVSMDGAPYLRKVDLRTYSTYQELSCALEKMFSCFTIGQCGSHGVPGKEKLSESKLRDLLNGSEYVLTYEDKDGDWMLVGDVPWEMFIDTCKRLKIMKSSEAIGLAPRVMEKSKMKA
- the LOC110628210 gene encoding auxin-responsive protein IAA9 isoform X1; the protein is MSPPLLGLEEEGQSDISLVASSTSIDCIPQNGCGLKERNYLGLSDCSSVDSSAVPSLSEENKNNLNLKATELRLGLPGSQSPQREDFSLLSTGKLDEKLLFPMLPLKDGIGSSSQKHIVSGNKRGFSDTMDGFSEVKGSLYSEKNWLFHSAGTESDSPQSMGHGKFPASSGINVRLPSRPAGAQSAMMKEVSQKGLNDQSQAANGANLNQTSSPNNSSSAPAAKAQVVGWPPVKSFMKNTLVTSSKNNDEVDGKPGPGTLFVKVSMDGAPYLRKVDLRTYSTYQELSCALEKMFSCFTIGQCGSHGVPGKEKLSESKLRDLLNGSEYVLTYEDKDGDWMLVGDVPWEMFIDTCKRLKIMKSSEAIGLGQPSSQDSGFVLLSKLQDRVTGMGVIDPLRL